One window of Paenibacillus sp. FSL K6-3182 genomic DNA carries:
- a CDS encoding carboxymuconolactone decarboxylase family protein, with the protein MTERVQIAKEIPAAYQAMSGLEKYLGTTSIDKQLLELIKIRASQINGCAFCINMHTKDARSLGETEQRIYALSAWRDTPYFTKEERAVLALTEAVTVITKEHVPDAVYEEVARYFESKQVGEIIMAIITINGWNRLAISTGMMPE; encoded by the coding sequence ATGACAGAAAGAGTCCAAATAGCAAAAGAAATACCTGCTGCATATCAGGCAATGAGCGGATTGGAGAAATACCTAGGCACTACGAGCATCGACAAGCAGCTGCTAGAATTGATTAAAATTCGCGCATCGCAAATAAATGGCTGTGCATTCTGCATTAATATGCACACGAAGGACGCTAGAAGCTTGGGCGAGACTGAGCAGCGAATTTACGCATTAAGCGCTTGGCGCGATACGCCTTACTTTACGAAGGAGGAGCGAGCGGTACTCGCTTTGACGGAGGCTGTCACAGTCATTACGAAAGAGCATGTGCCCGATGCAGTATATGAAGAAGTTGCCCGGTATTTCGAGAGCAAACAAGTCGGCGAGATTATTATGGCTATTATTACGATCAACGGGTGGAACCGTCTTGCGATAAGCACCGGTATGATGCCGGAATAA
- the ychF gene encoding redox-regulated ATPase YchF, producing MALKAGIVGLPNVGKSTLFNAITQAGAESANYPFCTIDPNVGVVEVPDERLDKLVELVVPKSIVPTAFEFVDIAGLVAGASKGEGLGNKFLAHIREVDAIVHVVRCFQDDNITHVSGKVDPISDIQTINLELILADIDSVDKKIERSRKNLKGGDKKVAQEIEVLERIKEALYNDKPARSLELSDDEKLLVRDLHLLTMKTVLYAANVSEDEVSNSDGNEYVQKVREFAAAEGAEVVPISAKVEAEIAELEGEDKEMFLEELGMSESGLNRLISAAYKLLGLYTYFTAGVQEVRAWTIRSGTKAPQAAGVIHTDFERGFIRAEVVSFTDLAAAGSMVAAREKGQVRLEGKEYVVRDGDVIHFRFNV from the coding sequence ATGGCATTGAAAGCAGGAATAGTAGGTTTGCCCAACGTCGGCAAATCAACATTGTTTAACGCAATTACGCAAGCAGGGGCAGAATCTGCCAATTATCCTTTTTGTACAATAGATCCTAACGTTGGTGTTGTTGAAGTACCGGATGAGCGTTTGGACAAGCTGGTTGAGCTCGTTGTTCCTAAGAGCATCGTGCCTACAGCGTTTGAGTTTGTCGATATTGCCGGCTTGGTTGCTGGTGCAAGCAAAGGCGAAGGATTGGGCAATAAATTTTTGGCGCATATCCGTGAGGTAGACGCCATTGTTCATGTGGTTCGCTGCTTCCAAGATGATAACATTACGCATGTATCTGGCAAGGTAGATCCAATTAGCGATATTCAAACGATTAATTTGGAGCTTATTTTGGCGGATATTGATTCTGTTGATAAAAAGATTGAACGCTCACGTAAAAACCTTAAGGGCGGAGACAAAAAAGTTGCTCAAGAAATCGAAGTGCTTGAACGCATCAAGGAAGCGTTGTACAACGATAAGCCTGCTCGCAGCCTTGAGCTGAGCGATGATGAGAAGCTGCTTGTCCGTGATTTGCATTTGCTTACAATGAAGACGGTTTTGTATGCCGCTAATGTGAGCGAAGACGAGGTTTCAAATTCAGACGGCAATGAGTACGTACAGAAAGTACGCGAATTCGCAGCTGCTGAAGGTGCTGAAGTTGTGCCAATCAGCGCGAAGGTTGAAGCTGAGATTGCCGAGCTTGAAGGCGAAGACAAAGAAATGTTCCTTGAGGAGCTTGGCATGTCGGAGTCGGGCTTGAACCGTTTGATCAGTGCAGCTTACAAGCTTCTTGGCCTATACACTTACTTCACAGCCGGTGTACAAGAGGTTCGAGCATGGACGATTCGCAGTGGAACAAAAGCGCCGCAGGCGGCTGGCGTTATTCATACCGATTTCGAACGTGGATTCATTCGTGCTGAGGTTGTTTCCTTTACAGATCTTGCAGCTGCGGGTTCGATGGTAGCGGCTCGTGAGAAGGGGCAAGTTCGTCTTGAGGGCAAAGAATATGTCGTTCGTGACGGCGATGTTATCCATTTCCGTTTTAACGTGTAA
- the prfA gene encoding peptide chain release factor 1: MFDRLQALADRYEKLSELLCDPDVSSDPKRLRELSKEQSDLQEAYDAFTEYKQVTEQLDDAKLMQAEKLDDEMREMVKMEIDELSKRQAELDEQIRIVLLPKDPNDDKNVIVEIRGAAGGDEAALFAYELYRMYTKFADAQGWRVELMDFSENDVGGFKEVIFMITGKGAYSKMKFESGAHRVQRIPVTESGGRIHTSTSTVAVMPEVEDVEIEIFDKDIRVDTFCSSGAGGQSVNTTKSAVRVLHVPTGIMATCQDGKSQNENKAKALAVLRARISDVRRQEEEAKYAGERKSKVGTGDRSERIRTYNFPQSRVTDHRIGLTLHKLDSVMNGDLTEVISSLTIAEQADLMEREMA; the protein is encoded by the coding sequence GTGTTTGACCGTTTACAAGCACTCGCAGACCGGTATGAGAAGCTGAGTGAGCTATTGTGTGATCCAGATGTATCCAGTGATCCCAAGCGGCTTAGAGAGCTTTCCAAGGAGCAGTCGGATTTACAAGAGGCATATGATGCCTTTACGGAATATAAACAAGTTACCGAGCAGCTGGACGACGCTAAGCTGATGCAAGCTGAGAAACTCGATGACGAAATGCGTGAAATGGTTAAAATGGAAATCGACGAATTGAGCAAACGCCAAGCTGAGCTTGATGAGCAAATTCGTATCGTTCTATTGCCGAAGGACCCTAATGATGACAAGAACGTTATTGTCGAAATTCGCGGTGCGGCTGGCGGAGACGAAGCAGCATTGTTCGCATATGAGTTATATCGTATGTATACAAAGTTTGCTGATGCACAAGGCTGGCGTGTAGAGCTAATGGATTTCAGCGAGAACGACGTTGGCGGATTTAAAGAGGTAATTTTTATGATTACGGGCAAGGGCGCGTACAGCAAGATGAAATTCGAAAGCGGCGCTCATCGCGTACAACGGATTCCAGTAACGGAATCAGGCGGCCGTATTCATACATCAACATCTACGGTAGCTGTTATGCCTGAGGTTGAAGATGTGGAGATTGAAATTTTCGACAAGGATATTCGCGTGGACACGTTCTGCTCCAGTGGAGCGGGCGGTCAATCCGTTAATACGACGAAATCCGCGGTACGTGTATTGCACGTTCCAACCGGCATTATGGCGACTTGCCAAGATGGCAAATCACAGAATGAGAACAAAGCGAAGGCACTTGCCGTGCTTCGTGCACGTATCTCTGATGTTCGCCGTCAAGAGGAAGAAGCAAAGTATGCGGGCGAGCGTAAGAGCAAGGTTGGAACGGGAGATCGCAGCGAACGTATTCGCACATACAATTTCCCGCAAAGCCGTGTAACGGATCACCGTATCGGATTAACGCTTCATAAGCTGGATTCAGTGATGAACGGCGATTTGACAGAGGTTATTTCCTCCCTGACGATTGCAGAGCAAGCTGATCTTATGGAACGTGAAATGGCTTAA
- the prmC gene encoding peptide chain release factor N(5)-glutamine methyltransferase: MSKHSEEQWFVAPLTLRQACMQATAILQSEAVEEPRNNAELLLMHLLNMDRAALLRDGSELFPAERLAEWEDLIRRKAAGEPVQYIIGEQWFYGQPFTVSPAVLIPRPETELLVEAVLEAADLIWPPALIAGDMQPPTIVDVGTGSGAIAVTLASQRHAWRVCASDLSPDALAVARTNAIRHDAADRLTFVQGDLLMPFVHGHEQGELQHGELRIDVLVSNPPYIPAADMLELQREVRDYEPHLALEGGPDGLIPYRRMLEQLPLLAQMPRIVAFELGMGQPRIVADMMREMSQWDDIRIISDYAGIERHVIATRS; this comes from the coding sequence ATGAGCAAGCATTCGGAGGAGCAATGGTTTGTTGCGCCATTAACATTGCGGCAAGCTTGCATGCAAGCGACAGCGATTTTGCAATCGGAAGCGGTGGAAGAACCGCGCAACAATGCAGAGCTTCTGCTCATGCATTTGCTGAATATGGATCGAGCGGCATTGCTGCGTGATGGCAGTGAGTTATTTCCTGCAGAGCGGTTAGCAGAATGGGAAGACCTCATACGTCGTAAGGCTGCTGGGGAGCCTGTTCAATATATTATTGGTGAGCAATGGTTTTATGGGCAGCCATTTACAGTCTCGCCTGCCGTGCTCATTCCGCGTCCGGAAACAGAGCTGCTCGTCGAGGCTGTGCTTGAGGCAGCTGATCTTATTTGGCCCCCTGCGCTGATTGCAGGGGATATGCAGCCGCCGACCATTGTCGACGTCGGCACAGGCAGCGGCGCCATCGCCGTGACGCTAGCTTCGCAGCGTCACGCATGGCGCGTATGCGCGTCCGATCTATCGCCGGACGCGCTGGCAGTCGCCCGCACGAACGCGATCCGCCATGATGCGGCGGATCGGTTGACATTCGTGCAGGGCGACCTGCTCATGCCATTTGTACATGGGCATGAGCAGGGTGAACTGCAGCACGGCGAGCTTCGCATCGACGTGCTAGTATCCAATCCGCCGTATATACCGGCGGCGGATATGTTAGAGCTGCAGCGCGAAGTTCGCGACTATGAGCCGCATCTCGCGCTAGAAGGCGGGCCGGACGGGTTGATCCCGTACCGGCGCATGCTGGAGCAGCTTCCGCTGCTCGCGCAAATGCCTCGCATCGTCGCATTCGAGCTCGGTATGGGCCAGCCTCGCATCGTTGCCGACATGATGCGCGAAATGTCGCAATGGGACGACATTCGAATCATCAGTGACTACGCTGGAATCGAGCGCCATGTCATTGCAACAAGGAGTTAA
- a CDS encoding RNA polymerase sigma-70 factor produces MDFQKTYAAYRPLLHSIAYRMLGTFSEAEDLVQDVFADYSLLDPSEIKNEKSYLVRMLTNRSINLSQSARKRKEVYVGQWLPEPDVSTVKQDPAEIYAEHEEISYALLVMLEQLTAVERAVFILRESLQYDYEDIASCLHKTTANCRKIYSRAKEKLQEDRSMLPINTDKAETLAVAFMEAASSGNFEKLISLLSEEAILVSDGGGKVRAAIFAIISRERVIAFLKGVIPKTFLGDSHQFADVNGQAGVIVNQAGMPRSVISFRLDEEGQKVERIYVMLNPDKLKHVRIE; encoded by the coding sequence ATGGATTTTCAAAAAACTTATGCAGCGTATCGGCCGTTGCTCCATTCCATTGCTTATCGGATGCTTGGCACATTCAGCGAGGCCGAGGATTTGGTCCAGGATGTGTTTGCAGACTACAGCCTTTTGGACCCTAGTGAAATTAAAAATGAGAAGTCCTATCTCGTTCGGATGCTCACTAACCGCTCGATCAATCTCAGCCAATCCGCGCGCAAAAGAAAAGAAGTATATGTTGGACAATGGCTGCCCGAACCAGACGTCAGCACCGTAAAACAAGACCCTGCTGAAATTTATGCGGAGCATGAAGAGATTTCCTACGCGCTGCTTGTCATGCTTGAGCAGCTTACAGCCGTTGAACGGGCAGTGTTTATTTTAAGAGAATCACTTCAATACGATTATGAGGATATTGCTTCCTGCTTACATAAAACGACAGCAAACTGTCGTAAAATATACAGCCGAGCCAAAGAGAAGCTTCAGGAAGATAGATCGATGCTACCCATAAACACGGATAAAGCCGAGACCCTCGCTGTTGCCTTCATGGAAGCAGCTTCCTCTGGAAATTTCGAGAAACTGATTTCTCTTTTATCCGAAGAAGCGATTCTTGTCTCCGATGGAGGAGGCAAGGTACGTGCAGCTATTTTCGCTATTATTAGCAGAGAAAGAGTCATCGCCTTTTTGAAGGGTGTTATTCCGAAGACCTTCTTGGGAGATAGCCATCAATTCGCTGACGTGAACGGACAAGCTGGTGTCATCGTTAACCAAGCCGGTATGCCAAGAAGTGTTATCAGCTTTCGGCTCGATGAGGAAGGGCAGAAGGTTGAGCGGATTTATGTCATGTTGAACCCAGATAAGCTGAAGCATGTTCGGATCGAATGA